The following nucleotide sequence is from Deltaproteobacteria bacterium.
ATTTTTTCTTCGTTGTTTTCGCTGCGGAAGTCTTCTCCGGCTGCGGCGCTTCAGGCATTTCATTTTTACTGTCATCAAAGGCTTCCAGCATTAATGCATCATATTTTTTGGCTCTCTTTAACATCTTCTTTTCAAAATCCAGGTTCATCAGTCGATTAATGGTGGAATTATCAAGGCGGCCATTAACAACAAGGGCGTTCATTTTCTGAAATTTACGAAGGCGTTGGGCAAAGGCGCTGTTAAAAACAGATTCATCAAAACCGATATCTCTGGGATATTCCAGTTTTGTGAGAAGAGCGTTGGCTTCCTCAATGTCATTTTTTTGAGGTTCAGCTATTTCTGCAGCAGAATCTTCACCGTAGTTAAATTCATAGATTGGAATTTTATTATCCTGGTGGGGCCATTCAAGCAAGCTCTTTTCGGGAAGGTCCGCCGCGTTGGCCGCTTCCCAGATACGCCGGCTGCCGAGGCGGTTAACTTTTATGCTGCCCGAAAGGCCGCCAAAGGGTATGCCCTGATCAAGTCCCCAGCCCATCAACCGGACCTTTCCTGTCCTGTTTAAATCGACATGCAGCGTCTCTGCAGCAGGCAGTTTGCTCGTATCCACATTTCCCTGAGCATCAAATGGCAATTCAAGTTGCTCCACTGCCAGTAAGAGATACAGTTCTTTTGCAATGATATTCACATCTTCCGGATCAGGAATCTTGTCAATAATATTCATTGCCTTGTCCACTACGGGACCAATCGTTTTGAGGGGATTTGCGCCCGGATTTTCGATTCCCACCGTTTCTGTTACGGCATTAAAGAAAGGATCGCTGGCAGCGGTTTTAATCATACCGGCACCAACTTCTAAGAGGGCCTTCCCGCCGTCGGCCTGAGTCAGCAATTCCTGGGCTTTTAGCGTCAACTCGGCCAGAAATCCAATGACCTGGATAAAACCACCGGTAATGGGAATCACGCCGTAATTTGTGATCATGTTGGTGGCGTCGTCCCCCTTGAATTCGCGCACCCGGACCACACGCATCCAGCGTGGCAGTTGTCCTGCACGCTTAACACCCTCCAGATCTTTTCGCATATTGCCGAGCATCAAAGCGATGGCTGTAAAGGCATTAACATGCTCATCTCCTTTTGCTACGGCTTCCAGCGCATTTTGTGTTTTCAGTTGTTCATCGCTTGCCGGCAGGGTGTTGCCTCGCAGAACGATTGCAGTGCTGTCCGATGTTGCTGTCTCGTCCGTTGTCTCGGTTGCTTCCACTTGATTTTCATTTTCTGTTTGATTTTCATTTTCAGTTAGCATCATTTTTCTCCTCTATTTGTTTTGGTCTGCCTTCTGCTGTAGCCTGTTGCATCGTTGATGGTTGCAGTTGACTTTCTCCCCCTGATGGACGTTCAAATTCACGCTTAAAGGCGGTAATATTTACACGTAATTCCCCAAAAGCCTGTTTTAATGGGAAAATTGTGCTGTCAAGATCGGAACCAAGCAAGCTCTCACCTGTTTCCAGCAAACTGTCCAGTGTTGTCTGACCCTTTTCCAGCACATTATAAAATGAGCTTCCTGCGCTTGAAACCGAACTTTTAAGTCCACCCATACCCTCTTTATCGGCTGCGCCAATAGTCATTGCCTGATCTCCAATGTCCTCAATTAACCGGACGCCGCCAGCCAGTACCGGTCGCATCGTTCCAAGAAGGGCCGAGACGCCTGCCAACTGGATTACTTGAGCGCCGATCCAGGCGAGGGCATCTTCGATTTTACGAAGTGTTTCTATAACAGGCGTCAGTATTTTTATAACCACTGTTCCACAATTTAGATCTTTTAAGGCTGTAATTGGTGATGGATCACCCTCTTTTTGGGGTTTAAAGGCGATAACGACCTTATTCAGAGATTGAACCAGTTTCGTAATAGCACGGATCAGCTTTTCCAGTTCTTCTACTGCCGTTTTCAAAAAAGCCTCCAGGCCCGACATAATATTTTGACCGCTCATGTTCTTCCAGACGTCCTGCATATCCTTCCACACCTCTTTCAAGAGGCCTATCAATTCAGTGCCGACAGTAAATAGCGCCACCATCCCTTTTACAATTCCCTGCAAATCAATACCTGAGAGTATCTCTTTCAAACTTTTGCCGGCAGCTGCAAATTTTTCCATTAAACCGCCAAGGGCGCCTTTTTCCTTAAGGCCTGTAAGCATTCCCCCCATTTTGTCGGGATCAAGGGCGCCTACCGCTTTAAAGGTGCCACCCAAATCATCAGCGGAGAGTGAGTCCACATTATCTGCCAATGCCCCTGCCAGGTCATCGGCGTTCATGTGATCGAGCAATTCCGGATTTTCTGCCAGGGCGCCGGAAAGATGGGCGGGATTTTCCAGCACAGCAGATGCGGCCATGGAATCCTCGGCCCAATTGTCGGCATCGGCAGCAACAGCGTCGTCTACAGCAGCGTCGGCCTGAGCCTGCGACTGGGGTGGTTCAATATATTCGCGCAATCGCAAATAAAATCGGTACCGCGATGCATAACCGGCCACCTGCCGAACCTTTAGATCTTCGATGATAACGTCCGTCAACTCCGTGCCGACGGCGATATCGGCAGCCATGGGCAGGGGATCGGCTTTTTCCTGTGCCTGACGCAATTTCTCCAGATCGGGCAGTACATCCGAACCGAAGAGAAGGCCTTCCAGAATAAGAGTAAGCGGTTCCCGCCCCAGATCCTGAAACACGCTCCCCTGTTGGTCCGGGACTCGCTGTTCAACAAGATTGTGGCTCTCTTCAGTGTAAACATCCTGAACACCGGCCAATTCCACTTTTCCGATTCGAATACTCATAATTTAATGGTCAATAGCTCTTTTTTGTAATAATCGGCTTTCTTAATTACAAATCCCTAAAATTCAATAAATGTTATGAAACCACTTTGAAGGTTTAACTGATGCCTCACATTTCTGACCCGAAGTCCTTTGCCGCCGGAAAAAGCCTGGGCAATGTTATAGTTATCCGGCAGTCCGCTAATGACAGCCCTGTCACCGGGCATGACAGCAGGACTGCCGTAAACCTTGATAAAGCCGGAAAGGAGTCGCGCAGCAACGGCCTTCATGCGGGCCTGGGCAATCGTTTCAACGGCTTCACCGGAACGAAGTATGGCCTGCGTTTCCCGAAGAGGGAAATCACCGGATTTACCTGATGTCACGTTACCTTCATCATCAATTTCAGCGTTGTGCTGCACTGATGAAAGATCATGGGTCAGCCAGAAATATTTATCTGCTCCCTCGGCGCCGGCGGCCCCCTCTCCCAAGACCTCGATGCTGTCTTGCAGGGCAGGAACTTTTTCCAGGGCCACTTCCAGCACGTTAAGCCCATATTCAAAACTATGCTCTTTTCCCGTTGTTTCCGGCCCTGTAAAGTTGATCTCTCCCTGACCGTCGGAATAAACGTCCCGGCCACATAACCGGGCCAGTGACTTTACATGATGGAGAGCGCCGGGGCCTTTGAACACGATAAATGACGGCAGGCCGGGGCATTCATCCAGTTTGCCCGGCGCAATGCCGGCCTGGCCGATCATATCGCCGACAATGTCGGTGATGGTCATCTCTTCATAAGCGGACTCTATTTCCAGTTGCCCCAGTTTAATCATGCTGTCAAAAGCGGTAATACACTGGGTGGCAGCTGTCCTTTTCACGGTGTCTACTTCCCCCGTAAAGACACGAATGGGCCCATCACCGCCATCGAGTTCTACCGTAAGGGCATCACCGGGAAGGGGCGGCTCATATTCAACATCTGCCAGTTCAACAATGCAGCATCCACAACCGCCGTCCATGCCCAAACGGGTTGACAATCCCTTAAGCAGGCGATCTCCTTCCTTACTGTTACTGCCGGCCTGTTGAGAACCGATGGTTACGGTATAACTCAAATCAAGGGGCATTGTTTATACCTCCAGCCCCTGCCGCCTGGCTGCCAACCTAAGGATATGGACGAGAGCCCCTTCCAGATCGTCCTGCTGACTCATGGTGAGGCCACTGTCCGACGACATTGATACATTGACATTAAAGGTGTTGTTAACGCGGCCTCCCGTTGTGCTATCTTCAGAAAAATCCGATTCAGGTACCGCCGGAAAGAACTGTTGCGTAAGGTCATAGGCCTTTTCCAGCACGGGTTCAATCCCTTTTGCAATGCCTTCCGATTGTTGCCGAATTTCCGGTGTTGAGCGGGCCGGGCGGGTGGAAGGTGTTAACAGATTATTTGCGGTGTTGCCTGTTGATACCTGACTCGCCCGATGGTCTGCCCCCGGAGGAAGTAAGGGCTGAGTTATCCCGTTTATATTATTGGCGTTCTCTTTTTTTAAAACAGGGACCGGCTTTAAGGGAACACCCACAGGCCTGTTGGGTTGTTTACGGTTTTCCGGCCGGCTATTTATCTTATTATTATTCAATGCCCCTTCCTTAAACTCGATTTGAGTCTCAATTCTGTCGGTTACGGCCGGAATGTCACGCCGCCGGCCCTGTTGAAAGTTGGAATTTGTTTTCTCTATATTGTTTATTTTTGAAAGAGGCGCGCCTTGTCCGGAAACATTTTCAGAAAGACCGGAAAGAGGCGGTAATACGGGAACCCTGTAAGGAAGCCATTGAGAACCGTCCTTTTGGGGGACTAAAGACGGGCTGTTTTGGCAATTAAGTCTGGAATCATCACCTGCAGATTGAAGTATTTCAGTTTTCCCCCCTCCTTTTTTTAATGGCCGAAAGTTTTTTAGGCCCGGTGAAGGCTTACTTTCAGAAGGGTTATCCGAAGGAGGAGAGCCCTTCCTTTCAGGTGGAGAGGAAGGAACAGATAAGGGTGTTTCTTTTTGACCGTTTTGCCGCCTAAAGGCTTCATTAGCATTGCTCTGAAGGTTTTGGCTTTCAGCCGTCATGAGTTCTTTTGAAATACACTTTTCGTTATGAGAAAGTAATTCCAGCCTCTCCGGGGAGAGACCATTGCCAGGCACAGGAGGGGCGCAGCTACCGGCAGTTTGAGTCAATGCCTCTTGCCGATGGTTTAGGGCATCATTGATATATTCTTCCCCTTCCATGATACGGTCCTCATCAATCTCCCGATCCATGAGCCCCACAGCCTCATGGAGAGAGCGGCGAAAGGGCTCCAGCAGTCGGGCAACGAGATTTTCACTCGAAATATGGAAATTGTCAGTCATCAGTCGTCCTCAAAGTGGAATACAACGGCATCGGCATATTGGCTCAGGCCCGATGATTGCGGGTGTTGAGCAGGCTCCTCAGGTTCCATCAAATCAATGAGCGCTATCAGGCGATCAACCTCGGCGGCGGGTGTTGCCCAGACCCGGGAGGGTGTCCAGCCGAGAGATGCGCATAACTTCACGGTAGCTCGCGCATGTCCTGACAGAATCTTTGAATCACCGTCCAGGACCGATTGCGGCAGGAGTTGTTCAGGCGCATTGAGATTAACGGCTGCCGTCATTAATCTGGCGGCAGCAGCAGGATCCAGTTCGCCGGGATCCATTGGCGGTTCCATCTTTTCGATACTGGCGCGAACCATTGCATCGAGG
It contains:
- a CDS encoding peptidoglycan-binding protein, translated to MMLTENENQTENENQVEATETTDETATSDSTAIVLRGNTLPASDEQLKTQNALEAVAKGDEHVNAFTAIALMLGNMRKDLEGVKRAGQLPRWMRVVRVREFKGDDATNMITNYGVIPITGGFIQVIGFLAELTLKAQELLTQADGGKALLEVGAGMIKTAASDPFFNAVTETVGIENPGANPLKTIGPVVDKAMNIIDKIPDPEDVNIIAKELYLLLAVEQLELPFDAQGNVDTSKLPAAETLHVDLNRTGKVRLMGWGLDQGIPFGGLSGSIKVNRLGSRRIWEAANAADLPEKSLLEWPHQDNKIPIYEFNYGEDSAAEIAEPQKNDIEEANALLTKLEYPRDIGFDESVFNSAFAQRLRKFQKMNALVVNGRLDNSTINRLMNLDFEKKMLKRAKKYDALMLEAFDDSKNEMPEAPQPEKTSAAKTTKKK